A region from the Macaca mulatta isolate MMU2019108-1 chromosome 13, T2T-MMU8v2.0, whole genome shotgun sequence genome encodes:
- the REG1B gene encoding lithostathine-1-beta isoform X1, with protein sequence MAQTNSCFMLISCLMFLSLSQGQETQTELPNARISCPEGTNAYRSYCYYFNEDPETWVDADLYCQNMNSGNLVSVLTEAEGAFVASLIKESSTDDSNVWIGLHDPKKNRRWHWSSGSLVSYKSWDIGAPSSANAGYCASLTSCSGFKKWKDESCEKKFSFVCKFKN encoded by the exons ATGGCTCAGACCAACTCATGCTTCATGCTGATCTCCTGCCTGATGTTCCTGTCTCTGAGCCAAG gCCAGGAGACCCAGACAGAGCTGCCTAATGCCCGAATCAGCTGCCCAGAAGGCACCAATGCCTATCGCTCCTACTGCTACTACTTTAATGAAGACCCTGAGACCTGGGTTGATGCAGAT CTCTACTGCCAGAACATGAATTCAGGCAACCTGGTATCTGTGCTCACCGAGGCAGAGGGTGCCTTCGTGGCCTCACTGATTAAGGAGAGTAGCACTGATGACAGCAATGTCTGGATTGGCCTCCATGACCCCAAAAAG AACCGCCGCTGGCACTGGAGCAGTGGGTCCCTGGTCTCCTACAAATCCTGGGACATTGGAGCCCCAAGCAGTGCTAATGCTGGCTACTGTGCAAGCCTGACTTCATGCTCAG GATTCAAGAAATGGAAGGATGAATCTTGTGAGAAGAAGTTCTCCTTTGTTTGCAAGTTCAAAAACTAG